One genomic window of Chanos chanos chromosome 13, fChaCha1.1, whole genome shotgun sequence includes the following:
- the LOC115825978 gene encoding nuclear GTPase SLIP-GC-like has translation MGRRVSPLAKSWDRGFLTLAWLENPVNLDSSNRDSDLDSSTTDTDLDLDLNMTDLDLNLSSGDLRLNLHLRSIISGLERHCKKKTFVGVFGKTGSGKSSLINAILGEKMLLPSGTICACTSVIIQVEANMTNSSYIAEIDFISKKDWEGELKSILRILSDDKEERNDDLVSASKDKLIALYGEDAEMEDFDELIKDDHFSDIPEFLMSCTKTLSFDTAAELFDATGCYIQHDELKPGECFWPVVKCVTIKVPNCKDTLEHITLLDLPGTGDYNKSRDEMWKKSLPNCSSVWLVSEINRAGSEKAAWDILNSSLTDLAQGGECTSITFICTKSDDLDTQYYMRSCKLKDEDLGIPSDQDSKYMVKKKRACILHRNDKAKNLVRQRFEKQCQIKKHFSDENFQVFTVSSAEFTEDNSLLKPEETEIPHLRELLRSLNMRYTKEATKHYFDGALGVLSLIQAYGDNSRVMTQDKSILYNVLDKKLQNELEGIQEYLHHLLSELDLCLSEGVIESEEKSIDLAVKKVIAPTRKNGSAYHRTLKALCRNEGYFRSKQGETDLNQCLATYLYKHINNKFNLYFGICGKTGQSVYERIDEFSIISSKTTEDYGDSAVLNHILNFLKSEETKLKDQLKLSVVVQKKKMYAVLRDSLRNSMISCYRDAALFVGVGSMKKMQDTLIEHIESSKGTMFRHAKNEMLELFKTLMVRIENELRTELKKAMDQSLIDSNTLHDLNVSKEIQDVKMLSDAVLNQSQI, from the exons GAGCATCATTTCAGGCTTAGAGAgacactgtaaaaagaaaacattcgtTGGAGTTTTTGGAAAGACAGGATCTGGAAAGAGCTCCTTGATCAATGCCATTCTGGGTGAGAAGATGTTGTTGCCCTCTGGGACCATTTGTGCTTGCACATCAGTCATCATACAAGTGGAGGCCAATATGACCAATTCCAGCTACATAGCTGAGATTGACTTCATTTCAAAAAAG GACTGGGAGGGGGAGCTGAAGAGCATCTTAAGAATTTTATCAGATGACAAAGAGGAAAGGAATGATGATCTGGTTAGTGCATCAAAAGACAAGCTCATCGCTCTGTATGGAGAAGATGCTGAAATGGAGGATTTTGATGAGCTTATTAAGGATGATCATTTTTCAGATATTCCAGAGTTTCTGATGTcatgcacaaaaacactttcatttgacACA GCTGCAGAACTCTTTGATGCAACTGGCTGTTACATTCAACATGATGAGTTGAAACCTGGTGAGTGTTTCTGGCCAGTGGTGAAGTGTGTGACAATTAAGGTGCCAAACTGCAAAGATACACTGGAACACATTACTTTGCTTGATCTTCCTGGAACTGGAGACTACAACAAGAGCAGAGATGAGATGTGGAAAAAG AGTTTGCCAAATTGTTCCTCTGTATGGCTCGTAAGTGAAATTAACAGAGCTGGCTCTGAGAAGGCAGCCTGGGACATTCTTAACAGCAGCCTGACAGACCTTGCACAAGGAGGGGAATGCACCAGCATCACCTTCATCTGTACCAAGTCTGATGATCTTGACACGCAGTACTACATGAG ATCATGCAAGCTAAAAGATGAAGACCTAGGAATCCCATCAGATCAG GATTCTAAGTACATGGTCAAGAAAAAGCGGGCTTGTATTTTGCATAGAAATGACAAAGCCAAGAACCTTGTGAGACAGAGATTTGAAAAACAATGTCAAATCAAG AAACATTTCAGTGATGAAAACTTTCAAGTGTTCACTGTAAGTTCAGCAGAATTCACTGAAGATAACTCATTACTGAAACCAGAAGAGACAG AAATACCACATCTAAGAGAATTGCTGAGAAGTCTGAACATGAGATACACAAAGGAAGCGACCAAACATTATTTTGATGGAGCCCTCGGAGTCTTGTCCTTGATTCAGGCTTACGGTGATAACAGCAGGGTGATG ACACAAGACAAGTCCATTCTGTACAATGTCTTGGACAAGAAACTGCAGAATGAGCTTGAAGGCATACAAGAATATTTGCATCATCTTTTGAGTGAGCTAGACCTGTGCCTTTCAGAGGGAGTCATTGAATCTGAAGAGAAAAGTATTGATCTTGCAGTGAAAAAAGTGATAGCACCG ACAAGGAAAAATGGCAGCGCATACCACAGGACTCTAAAGGCCTTATGCAGGAATGAAGGCTATTTCAGGTCAAAGCAGGGAGAAACAGACCTGAACCAGTGTTTGGCTACATATCTgtacaaacacatcaacaataaGTTCAACCTCTATTTTGG CATATGTGGAAAAACTGGCCAATCAGTGTATGAGAGGATTGATGAGTTCAGCATCATCTCAAGCAAAACAACTGAGGACTATGGGGACTCTGCAGTGTTGAATCACATTCTGAATTTCCTAAAATCTGAG GAAACCAAGCTTAAGGACCAGCTCAAGCTATCAGTTGttgtgcagaaaaagaaaatgtatgcaGTACTCAGGGATTCCCTGAGAAACAGCATGATTTCCTGTTATCGAG ATGCAGCATTATTCGTTGGAGTTGGATCCATGAAGAAGATGCAGGACACGCTGATAGAGCATATTGAGTCATCAAAAGGGACCATGTTCAGACATGCGAAGAACGAGATGCTGGAGTTGTTCAAAACCCTGATG GTCCGGATTGAGAATGAGCTGAGAACAGAACTAAAGAAAGCTATGGATCAGTCACTCATTGACTCCAACACCTTACATGACCTAA ATGTATCTAAGGAAATTCAGGATGTGAAGATGCTATCTGATGCTGTGTTGAATCAAAGCCAAATTTAG
- the ccp110 gene encoding centriolar coiled-coil protein of 110 kDa, with protein sequence MESYEDFFLRSLTKLRSERQGKTSLSSFDRWLPPSVICFRGRAVLSPLLSEKQRREMLEYREKAVQRETERQALHKRNLLSEVQNILDNVQVQKIHEVPVDSRVPSAGRCPKPHVNGVMAVSDTSSTPSGHGGDTVRSPRPVTPQQEPPMVLNGTEGESGEGEDGNVSCVSLQSLLRRSREYIEKEQGRRGSRVNSRTATAMITNDSLSDKENENSSPVGDSDIDLLGHIQNQNALKPGHTQNQSHRKPQPGSHPNSCYDSLLGCLPQSLIGSHMSEPGLSPRPHRSRPRPVSTGNILISFPISSGEPNTGAPGRSQVNAQNTFSPKMERRALESPGNNLAPSTSSNNRRASHCGSSPVSDVDGQIGVSGLGPIGHEMATPNGFRRRCHTLDSHLCPPHQNLPIDRSQERVPRFMAGVYTQRAPCRRSPSKTISGPYSPESPVPALPRPSLTPDPSLDTEALSIRATPTEEKRADEVQRRMQALEEMQRRLEEEHALQMSLLMAEQEREQQRLCQELEERDRRQREQGVRCVGGEVGGEWKAVCERYPTLNPSCPPSPAERSPGHSTPSIGFPSPVSPVLGSPSVQPYVWGSSWGPGKTRGRLSQVLTLEQQRALCRIGAIVRGFLTRRLLKTEKVKHLRQTVQDTQEFIRSFQNEAPQKRCSVSPQDLSLQERVRAQLRAALFDVHDIFFEMPLVEQLALLQQDRELRTERKLREMEKARSPKDKVTLSAATQKSLDRKKQRVSQSPGQTRRVQQKPKSPPTNRILQPSQGQNAPVPGHLLRQGSLYRKTPEERVKRSDSLKKQHSLG encoded by the exons ATGGAGAGCTACGAGGACTTCTTTTTACGGAGCCTTACCAAATTGCGGTCTGAGAGGCAGGGGAAgacctctctttcctcatttgACCGGTGGTTACCCCCTTCTGTCATTTGCTTTCGTGGGAGAGCAGTTCTGTCACCACTG ctaAGTGAGAAACAGCGCAGAGAGATGTTAGAATATAGGGAGAAGGCTGttcagcgagagacagagaggcaggccCTACATAAGAGAAACTTACTGTCTGAggtccagaacattctggacaATGTTCAG GTACAAAAAATACATGAAGTTCCAGTAGATTCCCGAGTACCATCTGCAGGCCGGTGTCCAAAGCCGCATGTGAATGGTGTTATGGCAGTGTCTGACACCTCCAGCACGCCCAGTGGACATGGGGGAGATACAGTGAGAAGCCCACGGCCAGTCACTCCACAGCAGGAGCCTCCAATGGTCCTGAatgggacagagggagaaagtggagagggagaagatGGGAATGTATCTTGTGTCAGTCTGCAGAGCCTTCTGAGGAGGTCACGAGAGTACATTGAGAAAGAACAGGGTCGTCGTGGATCAAGGGTCAACAGTAGGACAGCAACTGCAATGATAACCAATGACAGCTTGTCtgataaagagaatgaaaacagtaGCCCAGTAGGAGACTCTGACATTGATCTGTTGGGCCACATTCAAAACCAGAATGCCCTCAAACCAGGTCATACGCAGAACCAAAGCCACAGGAAACCCCAGCCTGGTAGTCATCCAAACAGCTGCTATGATTCGCTCCTTGGCTGCCTGCCTCAGAGTCTGATTGGATCCCACATGTCTGAACCCGGTCTGAGTCCCCGCCCACATCGCAGCAGACCTCGGCCTGTTTCCACGGGCAACATACTCATCTCATTTCCCATCAGCTCCGGAGAGCCCAACACTGGAGCACCAGGGAGATCGCAGGTGAACGCACAGAACACTTTTTCCCCAAAAATGGAGAGAAGGGCACTAGAATCTCCTGGGAACAATTTGGCACCCTCTACAAGTAGTAATAATCGACGAGCAAGCCACTGTGGATCCAGTCCAGTCAGTGATGTGGATGGCCAGATTGGCGTCTCTGGATTGGGTCCGATTGGACATGAAATGGCCACCCCGAATGGATTCCGAAGACGATGCCACACCTTGGACAGTCATCTGTGCCCCCCTCACCAGAACCTGCCCATAGACAGGAGCCAGGAGAGAGTGCCACGCTTCATGGCAGGGGTATACACCCAGCGTGCACCCTGCCGACGGTCTCCCTCCAAGACCATCAGCGGACCCTACAGCCCAGAGAGCCCTGTGCCTGCCCTGCCACGACCCAgtctgacccctgacccctcaCTGGACACAGAGGCTCTCAGTATCCGCGCCACaccaacagaggaaaaaagggcag atgaGGTTCAGCGTCGTATGCAGGCTTTGGAGGAGATGCAGAGGCGTTTAGAAGAGGAACATGCGCTTCAGATGTCTTTACTCATGGctgaacaggagagagagcagcagcgCCTCTGTCAG GAGTTGGAGGAGCGAGACAGGCGGCAGCGTGAGCAGGGTGTTAGGTGTGTGGGTGGAGAGGTTGGAGGTGAATGGAAGGCCGTGTGTGAGCGTTACCCCACCCTCAATCCCTCTTGCCCACCAAGCCCAGCTGAGCGATCACCAGGCCACAGTACTCCCAGCATTG GCTTCCCGTCTCCTGTCAGTCCAGTCTTAGGGTCTCCCTCTGTCCAGCCATATGTGTGGGGGTCCAGCTGGGGGCCTGGTAAGACCAGAGGCAGACTTAGCCAG GTTTTAACTCTGGAGCAGCAGAGGGCGCTGTGTCGTATAGGTGCCATTGTGCGTGGTTTCCTCACTCGCAGACTGCTGAAGACTGAAAAAGTCAAACACCTTCGACAGACTGTTCAG GACACACAGGAATTCATTCGCTCGTTCCAAAATGAAGCCCCTCAGAAACGTTGCTCAGTCTCTCCTCAGGATCTGTCACTGCAGGAGAGAGTCAGAGCTCAG CTTCGTGCAGCTCTGTTTGATGTTCATGATATCTTCTTTGAAATGCCCTTGGTGGAGCAGTTGGCTCTTCTACAGCAGGACAGAGAGTTACGCACAGAGAGGAAGCTCAGAGAGATG GAAAAAGCCAGGAGCCCCAAGGATAAAGTGACCCTGTCAGCTGCAACCCAAAAATCACTGGACAGGAAAAAGCAAAG AGTCAGTCAGTCTCCAGGACAAACTAGGAGAGTGCAACAAAAACCCAAGAGTCCTCCCACAAACAG GATTCTCCAGCCAAGCCAAGGTCAGAATGCTCCTGTCCCAGGACATCTCCTTCGCCAAGG gagTTTGTATAGGAAAACTCCAGAGGAGCGAGTGAAGCGCTCAGACAGCCTGAAGAAGCAGCATTCCCTGGGTTAG